One region of Permianibacter fluminis genomic DNA includes:
- a CDS encoding TonB-dependent receptor plug domain-containing protein, giving the protein MQATNKKHKKDKHTLYHAIALALLGAGSAYAADDAKPVDENAERVEVTGTRLKGVDMEGASPVIDIDREELEKRGYDSVGEFLKDLPQTSSAGTFSEAGGIASGTRGQPAGSAGVSLRGLGSSSTLVLINGRRVAVDSFTNGFDSFVDVNSIPMSAIDRIEVLTDGASSIYGSDAIAGVINFILRKDYTGQEISVMYGDDTAKDDFGRYNLTYVGGFATEKSNTTVVLDYYDRNALMNSDRPIDVTLYSSTRVTIDGVDHPEPWCGDDQSNGGTRCRYDYVSQRAIQSDTENLGFTLSHTYDLGEGSEFFAEVMYQRNEGHAYEAPSSFSTWVPAGSATIPQWALDIDALDGNADDIRVRSRFPDLRTQEFEDTTYRALAGLRGTIGNWDWESGLAIGKAESTIRHVAGFYNIDAVDAAADNGTFNPFNLGRDNSEATLASLRETAPRTGESEVKTWDFRFNGDLFALPAGPVKAALGGEYRTEDMFDKPSALAQADGIYGLGATEAEADRKQYAVYGEFLLPMTSSVDVITAFRYDHYSDFGSDVNPKVSLRWKATEDLIFRASWSTGFRAPSLSQLGSGTTLGSNFIDCGPSAAFGALCGTVGNPAGELEFDQETLGNTGLDAETSVARNVGVSWNITNDLQVTLDYWRYTHEDIVDVDANTTLRQCVDGSAPVVADPDDLNGGFGCAVDANGDIFFLRTGFFNVGKQETDGYDVNIKYKLDNYRFFFSASKTLSYERQIAPDQPNEDLLGRLSGENEIGRPELVADFGVDWASDSWNWSLSGNYTDELGDGDFQYDDHPTVDAWLVWNASVGYDFSESSHVTFAVRNLTDEEPPFASSPTSGYAASVHDFFGRVASVRYTQSF; this is encoded by the coding sequence ATGCAAGCCACCAACAAGAAGCACAAAAAAGACAAACACACGCTGTACCACGCGATTGCCCTGGCACTGCTCGGCGCCGGCAGCGCCTACGCCGCCGACGACGCGAAGCCGGTTGATGAAAACGCCGAACGCGTGGAAGTCACCGGCACCCGGTTGAAAGGCGTCGACATGGAAGGCGCCAGCCCGGTGATCGACATTGATCGGGAAGAATTGGAAAAGCGCGGCTACGACAGCGTCGGCGAATTTCTGAAAGATCTGCCACAAACCTCCAGTGCTGGCACCTTTTCCGAAGCGGGCGGCATCGCCTCCGGCACCCGCGGTCAACCGGCCGGTTCGGCTGGCGTTTCCTTGCGCGGTTTGGGCAGCAGCTCGACCCTGGTGCTGATCAACGGCCGCCGGGTTGCGGTTGATTCTTTTACCAATGGCTTTGACTCATTTGTTGACGTCAACAGCATTCCGATGTCTGCCATTGACCGCATTGAAGTGCTGACCGATGGCGCATCGTCCATCTACGGTTCAGACGCCATTGCGGGCGTAATCAATTTCATTCTTCGCAAAGACTATACCGGTCAGGAAATCTCCGTCATGTATGGCGATGACACCGCCAAGGATGATTTCGGCCGCTATAACCTGACCTATGTCGGCGGCTTCGCGACCGAAAAGAGCAATACCACAGTCGTACTGGACTACTACGATCGCAATGCCTTGATGAACTCGGATCGGCCGATAGACGTAACGCTTTATTCTTCCACCCGCGTCACCATTGATGGCGTCGACCATCCGGAACCGTGGTGTGGTGATGATCAAAGCAACGGTGGCACCCGCTGTCGCTATGACTATGTCAGCCAGCGCGCCATCCAGTCCGATACCGAAAATCTCGGCTTCACGCTCAGCCACACCTATGACTTGGGTGAAGGCAGCGAATTCTTTGCGGAAGTGATGTATCAGCGCAACGAAGGCCATGCCTACGAAGCGCCGTCGAGCTTCTCGACCTGGGTGCCTGCTGGCAGCGCAACCATTCCGCAATGGGCGCTCGACATCGATGCGCTGGATGGCAACGCTGATGACATTCGCGTTCGCAGTCGCTTCCCGGATTTGCGTACCCAGGAATTTGAAGACACCACTTATCGTGCACTCGCCGGCCTGCGTGGCACGATCGGCAACTGGGATTGGGAAAGCGGGCTGGCGATTGGCAAGGCCGAAAGTACCATTCGCCACGTTGCCGGTTTCTACAATATCGATGCCGTCGATGCCGCAGCGGATAACGGGACTTTCAATCCCTTCAACCTCGGCCGTGATAACAGCGAAGCCACCCTGGCGAGCTTGCGCGAAACCGCACCACGCACCGGCGAGTCGGAGGTCAAGACCTGGGATTTCCGCTTCAACGGTGATCTGTTCGCACTGCCGGCCGGCCCGGTCAAAGCAGCGCTCGGCGGTGAGTACCGCACTGAAGACATGTTCGACAAACCGTCCGCACTCGCACAGGCCGATGGCATTTACGGGCTCGGCGCCACCGAAGCTGAAGCCGATCGCAAACAATATGCTGTCTATGGCGAGTTCTTGCTGCCGATGACCAGCAGCGTCGATGTCATTACCGCCTTCCGCTACGACCACTACAGTGACTTTGGCAGTGACGTAAATCCCAAAGTGTCGCTCCGCTGGAAAGCCACCGAAGATCTGATCTTCCGGGCGTCGTGGAGCACCGGCTTCCGGGCGCCGTCGTTGTCGCAGCTCGGCTCTGGCACCACGCTCGGCAGCAACTTCATCGATTGCGGTCCGAGCGCAGCTTTTGGCGCGCTATGCGGTACGGTTGGCAACCCGGCCGGCGAGCTGGAATTTGATCAAGAAACGCTGGGCAACACCGGCCTCGATGCCGAAACCTCGGTAGCGCGTAACGTCGGCGTATCGTGGAATATCACCAACGATCTGCAAGTCACGCTGGATTACTGGCGCTATACCCATGAAGACATCGTCGATGTCGACGCCAACACCACCTTGCGTCAATGCGTGGATGGCAGCGCGCCGGTCGTGGCCGATCCGGATGACCTGAACGGCGGTTTTGGTTGTGCAGTCGATGCCAACGGTGACATCTTCTTCCTGCGCACCGGCTTCTTCAACGTCGGCAAGCAGGAAACCGATGGCTACGACGTCAACATCAAGTACAAGCTCGACAATTACCGGTTCTTCTTCTCGGCATCCAAGACGCTTTCCTATGAGCGGCAGATCGCGCCGGATCAACCGAACGAAGATTTGCTGGGCCGGCTGTCTGGTGAGAACGAGATTGGTCGTCCGGAACTGGTCGCCGATTTCGGCGTTGACTGGGCCAGTGACAGCTGGAACTGGTCACTGTCCGGTAACTATACCGATGAACTGGGCGATGGCGATTTCCAGTATGACGATCACCCGACCGTTGACGCCTGGCTGGTCTGGAATGCCAGCGTCGGCTACGACTTCAGCGAATCAAGTCATGTCACGTTTGCGGTCCGCAACCTGACCGACGAGGAGCCGCCGTTTGCGTCGTCGCCGACCTCCGGCTATGCCGCCTCGGTGCATGACTTCTTTGGTCGTGTTGCATCAGTCCGTTACACACAATCGTTCTAA
- a CDS encoding sulfatase-like hydrolase/transferase, which translates to MFNSWSKLGLLKVTLLLAFLIIGHWQLPQLLQDQSSINGGPFWFSFIWLSGLAATFAVAFSRSLWVRVGWGLLLVYAAGNALSYLYITGSVLNAIEVERLFQDIAFIDETFQFYGPLIGKAVLVILPLLIGILLPPPLLSLRWTRWTRRAGWLPLLPLCAIAGVVYFDGGGDSDTFPQHLNPVAFVGVLLGDEWLKPDPGPRQQVSVTAGASPFDKIVVIMDESVRGDWLDLNTANGIPTGLISQSYRAANFGLTASHANCSAASNLSFRYAVRRASYQRDEATRPSLWAYAKAAGYRTVYLDGQRTNRELQNFMSAQELGEIDELIQHDDTTVARDKDMILVEKLKALLARPERLYIYVNKNGVHFPYEGKYPLDAAPFQPHMDNATIKGLNEGNQYGDGFGNEAFRNSYRNAVAWNTGEFFKRLLPDLDLSKTLLVYSSDHGQNFTKTQAVGFLTHCTTGPAPASEGTVPLVFLTDEPNTLAQLQHSAQRWHHQASQWNVPSSVLQMMGYPSDWLAQQYEPTVFADQLGAPQFISTYFVRFGLQPVWNDPVKPKPAEVE; encoded by the coding sequence ATGTTCAATTCCTGGTCCAAACTCGGCCTGCTCAAGGTCACCCTGCTGCTGGCATTTCTCATTATTGGTCATTGGCAGTTACCGCAATTGCTGCAGGACCAGTCCAGTATCAATGGCGGGCCTTTCTGGTTCAGCTTCATTTGGCTGAGTGGCCTCGCCGCCACTTTCGCCGTGGCATTTTCCCGTTCGCTGTGGGTGCGCGTCGGCTGGGGCTTGTTGCTGGTCTATGCGGCCGGCAACGCGCTGTCGTATCTGTACATCACCGGCTCGGTGCTCAACGCCATTGAAGTCGAGCGGCTGTTTCAAGACATCGCGTTCATTGACGAAACCTTCCAGTTTTACGGCCCGCTGATCGGCAAGGCGGTGCTGGTGATCCTGCCGCTGCTGATTGGCATCTTGCTGCCGCCGCCGCTGCTGTCACTGCGCTGGACGCGCTGGACCCGGCGCGCCGGTTGGCTGCCGTTGCTGCCGCTGTGCGCCATTGCCGGCGTGGTCTATTTTGATGGCGGTGGCGACAGCGACACCTTTCCGCAGCATTTGAATCCGGTCGCATTTGTCGGCGTACTGCTCGGTGATGAGTGGTTGAAACCCGATCCCGGTCCGCGCCAGCAGGTCAGCGTCACGGCCGGCGCATCGCCGTTCGACAAAATCGTTGTGATCATGGACGAGAGCGTGCGCGGTGACTGGCTCGATTTAAATACCGCCAACGGCATTCCGACCGGCCTCATCAGCCAGAGCTATCGTGCCGCCAATTTTGGCTTGACCGCGTCGCACGCCAATTGCAGCGCCGCCAGCAATCTCAGCTTCCGTTACGCCGTGCGCCGCGCCAGCTATCAGCGCGACGAAGCGACCCGGCCATCGCTCTGGGCGTACGCCAAGGCCGCCGGCTACAGAACCGTTTATCTCGACGGCCAGCGAACCAATCGTGAGTTGCAGAACTTCATGAGCGCGCAGGAGCTTGGTGAAATCGACGAGCTGATCCAGCACGACGACACCACCGTGGCGCGTGACAAGGACATGATCCTGGTCGAGAAACTCAAGGCGCTGCTGGCCCGGCCCGAGCGCCTGTACATTTACGTCAACAAGAACGGCGTGCACTTTCCCTATGAGGGCAAATACCCGCTCGACGCCGCGCCGTTCCAACCGCATATGGACAACGCGACCATCAAGGGCTTGAACGAAGGCAATCAATACGGCGACGGTTTCGGCAACGAAGCCTTTCGCAACAGCTACCGCAACGCCGTGGCCTGGAACACCGGCGAATTTTTCAAGCGCCTGCTGCCGGATCTGGATCTGAGCAAAACGCTGTTGGTGTACAGCTCTGATCACGGCCAGAACTTCACCAAAACCCAGGCCGTCGGTTTCCTGACCCACTGCACCACCGGTCCCGCACCGGCGTCAGAAGGCACCGTGCCCTTGGTTTTTCTGACCGACGAACCGAACACGCTGGCTCAGCTGCAACACAGCGCGCAGCGCTGGCACCATCAAGCCAGCCAATGGAATGTGCCGAGCTCGGTGTTGCAAATGATGGGCTACCCAAGCGACTGGCTCGCCCAGCAATACGAACCCACCGTGTTCGCCGACCAACTCGGCGCACCGCAATTCATCTCGACCTATTTTGTCCGCTTTGGTTTGCAGCCGGTCTGGAATGATCCGGTCAAGCCGAAACCGGCTGAGGTGGAATAG
- a CDS encoding DUF3592 domain-containing protein: MIKNRFFFAIAGVLALVTLYFVTDRLLFIAHAEKTTGTVTAVDASNGRCGGSKRRRSYDCTKFHADIEFAATDQSHTFSVSAGDARGHDQPVSRARHQVGDAVAVVYNPDRPDEAYRDNWFDIWSTPLFAAFGHLIALFGSMKERRREENP; this comes from the coding sequence ATGATCAAGAACCGATTCTTCTTCGCCATTGCGGGGGTGTTGGCGTTGGTGACGCTGTACTTCGTCACGGATCGCTTGCTGTTCATTGCCCATGCCGAAAAGACCACGGGCACCGTGACCGCAGTCGATGCCAGCAATGGCCGCTGCGGCGGCAGCAAGCGCCGACGCAGCTACGACTGCACCAAGTTTCATGCCGATATCGAATTCGCGGCAACTGATCAAAGCCATACCTTTTCGGTCAGCGCCGGCGATGCCCGTGGTCACGACCAGCCGGTTAGCAGGGCGCGACATCAGGTCGGTGACGCGGTCGCGGTTGTCTACAATCCGGACCGACCCGATGAAGCCTATCGGGACAACTGGTTTGATATCTGGTCGACGCCGCTGTTTGCCGCCTTTGGCCATTTGATTGCGTTGTTCGGCAGCATGAAAGAACGCCGGCGCGAAGAGAATCCGTGA
- a CDS encoding short-chain fatty acid transporter, producing MSDSSLLQRTALRFTHWAERWFPDAFVFAILALLIVVLAAFANGAPVLAISKAFGDGFWSLIPFTMQMVMVAISGYVVAVSPPVTRLINTIAAQPGSGRSAIALIASVSMLSSLLNWALSLIFSGLLVRALARREALQMDYRAAAAAGYLGLGATWAMGLSSSAAQLQANASSLPAPLLAITGVIPFSQTIFLWQSLLLTAVLLLVSMLVAWWSAPTGSSATTAQQLGIDISEPAVVQTAPSRPGEWLEHSPLLIVFVVLLGAGWLLQEFQQKDPLLALSGLNTYNFLFLMTGMALHGRPQRFVAAVTRAVPIMGGVLIQYPLFAGLAAVLTSAAGSDGISLSSRVATAFVTIASTETYPLLMGAYSAILGWFIPSGGGKWLIEAPYVMQAAIELKVHLGWAVQIYNAAEALPNLINPFWMLPLLGVVGLKARDIVGFTALQLFVHLPLVLGLLWLLAGTLTYVPPLLP from the coding sequence ATGTCCGATAGCTCACTACTGCAACGCACTGCGCTGCGTTTTACCCACTGGGCCGAGCGCTGGTTTCCCGATGCGTTTGTCTTCGCGATTCTGGCGCTGCTCATCGTTGTGTTGGCGGCGTTCGCCAATGGCGCGCCGGTGTTGGCGATCAGCAAAGCGTTTGGTGACGGTTTCTGGTCGCTGATCCCGTTCACGATGCAAATGGTGATGGTGGCGATCAGCGGTTACGTGGTGGCGGTGTCGCCGCCGGTCACGCGTTTGATCAATACCATTGCCGCGCAACCCGGCAGCGGTCGCAGCGCCATTGCCCTGATCGCCAGCGTCAGCATGTTGAGCTCTCTGCTCAATTGGGCGCTCAGCTTGATTTTCAGCGGCCTGCTGGTGCGGGCCTTGGCGCGACGTGAAGCCTTGCAAATGGATTATCGCGCTGCCGCTGCGGCGGGCTATCTCGGTTTGGGTGCAACCTGGGCGATGGGTTTGTCATCGTCAGCTGCGCAGTTGCAGGCCAATGCCAGCAGTCTGCCGGCACCGCTGCTTGCCATCACCGGCGTGATTCCGTTTTCGCAAACCATTTTTCTCTGGCAGTCCTTGCTGCTGACCGCTGTTTTGTTGCTGGTATCGATGCTGGTGGCGTGGTGGTCGGCACCGACCGGCAGCAGCGCCACCACGGCGCAGCAACTCGGCATTGATATCAGCGAGCCAGCGGTCGTGCAAACGGCACCGTCCCGCCCCGGTGAGTGGCTGGAGCATTCGCCGCTGTTGATCGTATTCGTGGTGCTGCTCGGTGCCGGCTGGTTGCTGCAGGAATTTCAGCAAAAAGATCCGCTGCTGGCGCTGTCCGGCCTGAACACCTACAACTTTCTGTTTCTGATGACCGGCATGGCCCTGCATGGTCGGCCGCAACGGTTTGTTGCTGCCGTGACACGCGCCGTGCCGATCATGGGCGGTGTGCTGATCCAGTACCCGTTGTTCGCCGGACTCGCCGCCGTGCTCACCAGCGCTGCCGGCAGTGACGGCATCAGCCTGTCCAGCCGGGTTGCCACCGCGTTTGTCACCATCGCCAGCACGGAGACCTATCCGCTTTTGATGGGCGCCTATTCCGCGATACTCGGCTGGTTCATCCCTTCCGGCGGCGGCAAATGGCTGATCGAAGCGCCGTATGTGATGCAAGCCGCCATTGAATTGAAAGTGCATCTCGGCTGGGCCGTGCAGATCTACAACGCCGCCGAAGCGCTGCCCAACCTGATCAACCCATTCTGGATGCTGCCGCTGCTTGGCGTGGTCGGTTTGAAAGCCCGCGACATCGTCGGCTTTACTGCACTGCAGCTTTTTGTTCACTTGCCGCTGGTGTTAGGCTTGCTCTGGCTGCTGGCCGGAACGCTGACGTATGTGCCGCCGCTGTTGCCGTAA
- a CDS encoding cyanophycinase produces the protein MTCSAANAESARVLVLAGGHLSICSSMNLDACAEDQRENLARDWRQQEALFEAQYEPARLSQASAAMLALLPAARIEALQKALASLPARRLSGSELSQGLKTAGLTLSDDEWLWLQERLEVQPLMVDGKTPRRERLDVNGTDPQVRAVFERFLQASQRGQTRKPRIGVLTSAAREPLDAAAFYQQWFSLLGAEVVWVPLDAASRRLRDQAQTTDSLSTPCGALSQQRQRLFGLERFARVDEALWQRYCSNDDLLPVLETLDGLFFNGGDQSLHVRSLLRADGSDSPEMALIRQRFSRGELAIMGTSAGTAVQTGNEQKTLPMISNGRSALALQHPVVTESPRLPFCESRGDCPTASDEHLSYRPQGGLRLFPHGILDTHFSQRARQGRMLMLLADTHQTAAYGVDETTALVVTEAGNKVEFDVVGANGVWIAQSLAPSKAGKQTEIKVSAHYLHAGDRASLRGKNLTIQLGSCGRSAQYKLAALDGERLINQNGVNEAALQLQMLRTDEMTVPAEHSNWSFARGKAFALCPKTGGGWSYRDLQITTTVTGRQP, from the coding sequence ATGACTTGTTCTGCAGCAAACGCCGAGTCCGCGCGCGTTCTGGTATTGGCCGGTGGCCATCTTTCGATATGCAGCAGCATGAATCTGGATGCCTGCGCCGAAGACCAGCGGGAAAATCTGGCGCGTGACTGGCGCCAGCAAGAGGCGTTGTTTGAAGCGCAATACGAACCGGCCCGACTGAGCCAGGCATCTGCCGCCATGCTGGCGTTGTTGCCGGCCGCGCGTATCGAGGCGCTGCAAAAAGCGCTGGCAAGCTTGCCGGCGCGGCGGCTGTCCGGCAGCGAATTGAGTCAGGGCCTGAAGACGGCCGGCCTCACGCTGAGTGATGACGAATGGCTGTGGTTGCAGGAGCGGCTGGAAGTGCAGCCGTTGATGGTCGACGGCAAAACGCCGCGGCGCGAACGCCTGGATGTCAACGGCACCGACCCGCAAGTGCGCGCCGTGTTCGAGCGCTTTCTGCAGGCGAGCCAACGCGGGCAAACCCGCAAACCGCGCATCGGTGTGTTGACCAGCGCCGCGCGCGAACCGCTCGATGCGGCGGCGTTCTATCAGCAATGGTTCAGTCTGCTTGGTGCGGAAGTGGTCTGGGTTCCGCTCGATGCCGCCAGCCGCCGCTTGCGCGATCAGGCGCAAACCACTGACTCGCTGAGCACGCCCTGTGGCGCGCTGAGTCAGCAGCGGCAACGCTTGTTCGGGTTGGAGCGGTTTGCCCGCGTCGACGAGGCGCTGTGGCAACGCTACTGCAGTAATGATGATCTGCTGCCCGTACTCGAAACGCTCGATGGCCTGTTCTTCAACGGTGGCGATCAATCGCTGCATGTACGCAGCCTGCTGCGCGCCGATGGCAGCGACTCGCCGGAAATGGCGCTTATCCGGCAACGTTTCAGCCGTGGCGAACTGGCGATCATGGGCACCAGCGCCGGCACCGCGGTGCAGACCGGCAACGAGCAAAAAACCCTGCCGATGATCAGCAACGGCCGCAGTGCGCTGGCGCTGCAACATCCGGTTGTTACCGAGTCACCGCGATTGCCATTCTGTGAAAGCCGTGGCGATTGCCCGACTGCCAGCGACGAACACTTGAGCTATCGCCCGCAAGGCGGCCTGCGGCTGTTTCCGCATGGCATTCTCGACACCCATTTTTCTCAGCGCGCGCGCCAGGGCCGCATGCTGATGCTGCTGGCCGACACTCACCAGACCGCTGCTTACGGAGTTGATGAAACCACCGCGCTGGTCGTCACCGAAGCTGGCAACAAAGTGGAATTTGATGTGGTCGGCGCCAACGGCGTCTGGATTGCACAATCGCTCGCGCCCAGCAAGGCCGGCAAGCAAACCGAAATCAAGGTCAGTGCCCATTACCTGCACGCCGGTGATCGCGCCAGCCTGCGCGGCAAAAACCTGACGATACAACTCGGCAGCTGCGGCCGCAGCGCGCAATACAAACTGGCGGCGCTCGATGGCGAGCGGCTGATCAACCAGAACGGCGTCAATGAAGCCGCGCTGCAATTGCAAATGCTCAGAACCGATGAAATGACGGTGCCCGCCGAGCACAGCAACTGGAGCTTCGCTCGTGGCAAGGCGTTTGCGCTTTGCCCGAAAACCGGCGGCGGCTGGAGTTACCGTGATCTGCAGATCACCACGACTGTCACCGGGCGGCAGCCATGA
- a CDS encoding NYN domain-containing protein: MLSPRLVAKIESEEPTLRLAVLIDADNAQAAVIEGLLAEIARFGEATVKRIYGDFTAPTSSSWKKVLQRYAIKPVQQFAYTTGKNSTDSTLIIDAMDLLYTRKFDGFCLITSDSDFTGLAMRLREEGLTVLGFGEKKTPEAFRNACHKFVFTEVLRPEVTTESASVPVRVEAGQKQSLPQATTETPEPKLEFPKQFVLTALEQSIDDAGWAHLGTFGSYLTKLQPDFDSRLYGYKKLSDLVKAKTDLFITEERQAPGSSQKVLHLRAK; the protein is encoded by the coding sequence TTGCTATCTCCACGACTCGTCGCAAAAATCGAATCCGAAGAGCCGACACTTCGATTGGCGGTTCTTATAGATGCGGACAATGCACAGGCTGCTGTCATCGAAGGATTGCTTGCGGAAATAGCAAGATTCGGAGAGGCAACTGTCAAGCGCATTTATGGAGATTTCACGGCGCCAACAAGCTCTTCCTGGAAGAAAGTGTTGCAGCGATACGCGATCAAGCCGGTTCAACAGTTTGCCTACACGACTGGAAAAAATTCCACAGATAGCACGCTAATTATCGATGCGATGGACCTGTTGTATACGCGCAAGTTCGACGGTTTCTGCCTTATCACCAGTGACAGTGACTTTACTGGCCTTGCAATGCGGCTGCGTGAAGAAGGGCTGACAGTTCTTGGATTTGGTGAAAAGAAGACACCAGAGGCATTTCGCAATGCCTGCCACAAATTTGTGTTTACTGAAGTGCTCCGCCCTGAAGTGACAACAGAGTCTGCCAGTGTGCCAGTAAGAGTGGAGGCCGGACAAAAGCAATCATTACCTCAGGCAACAACCGAAACTCCAGAGCCAAAGCTTGAGTTTCCAAAACAATTCGTCCTAACTGCATTAGAGCAATCTATTGACGATGCTGGATGGGCGCATCTTGGAACCTTTGGAAGCTATCTTACCAAGCTTCAACCTGACTTTGACTCTAGGTTATATGGATACAAAAAGCTGTCCGACCTTGTAAAGGCAAAAACAGACCTCTTTATAACGGAAGAGCGGCAAGCCCCAGGATCAAGTCAGAAGGTTTTGCACCTTCGCGCAAAATAG
- the yfcC gene encoding putative basic amino acid antiporter YfcC, with amino-acid sequence MQNPNAVSTWRMPDTLLIVFAVLLLAALMTVLIPRGQFQVAPSATSSKPVVVPGSFHYSDDGHAQGVAIFSGNEQPGVLNALFDGLTSGTKHGAAIGVVMFILIVGGAFGIILKTGAMDEAFKRLACSMRSYGWVLLPVFMFFFSFGGAVFGMGEEAMAFAVFIIPLMRTLGFDAVTGVLITYGATQVGFATSWMNPFSVVIAQGVAGLPVMSGTGFRFVMWLVFTVVFMAWVLRYALRHRDQSVTANVDIEHAFNSRHGLILLVFVLGMCWVVWGVTAHGYYLREIATQFLAIALLCAVIARFGKLPGCSANELAEAFKTGAAQLLPAAIVVGIAQGIMILLGGVDPTQPSVVNTMLQAAADLIGDAPSWLAAQGMLVFQSVFNFFVTSGSAQAALTMPLMAPLADLVGVSRQTAVLAFQLGDGLAHLIYPTSAALMGTLAVAKVPFVQWLRTIWSLQLLMAALSLMAVAVAVLTRF; translated from the coding sequence ATGCAGAACCCGAACGCGGTATCCACCTGGCGCATGCCGGACACCTTGTTGATCGTCTTTGCGGTGTTACTGCTGGCAGCGCTGATGACGGTGTTGATCCCGCGCGGCCAGTTTCAGGTTGCGCCCAGCGCGACCTCCAGCAAACCGGTGGTGGTGCCCGGCTCCTTTCATTACAGCGATGACGGTCACGCCCAAGGCGTGGCGATTTTTTCCGGTAACGAACAGCCGGGCGTCCTGAATGCCCTGTTCGACGGTCTCACCTCCGGCACCAAGCATGGCGCCGCGATCGGCGTGGTGATGTTCATCCTGATTGTCGGTGGTGCTTTCGGCATCATTCTGAAGACCGGTGCGATGGATGAAGCCTTCAAGCGACTGGCTTGCAGCATGCGCAGTTACGGTTGGGTGTTGTTGCCGGTGTTCATGTTTTTCTTTTCCTTTGGCGGCGCCGTGTTCGGCATGGGTGAAGAGGCGATGGCATTCGCTGTGTTTATCATTCCCTTGATGCGAACACTGGGCTTTGATGCCGTCACCGGCGTGCTGATTACCTACGGCGCCACCCAAGTCGGGTTTGCCACGTCGTGGATGAATCCGTTCTCGGTGGTGATCGCACAGGGCGTTGCCGGGTTGCCGGTGATGTCAGGCACCGGTTTTCGCTTTGTCATGTGGCTGGTTTTTACTGTGGTGTTCATGGCCTGGGTGCTGCGTTATGCACTGCGCCACCGGGATCAATCAGTCACCGCCAACGTCGACATCGAACATGCGTTCAACAGTCGGCATGGCCTGATTCTTTTGGTTTTCGTACTCGGCATGTGCTGGGTGGTCTGGGGCGTGACCGCGCACGGTTATTATCTGCGCGAAATCGCCACCCAGTTTCTCGCCATTGCGCTGCTTTGCGCGGTCATTGCCCGGTTTGGCAAGTTGCCCGGCTGCAGCGCCAATGAACTGGCCGAAGCGTTCAAAACCGGTGCGGCGCAATTGCTGCCGGCCGCCATCGTGGTCGGCATTGCTCAGGGCATCATGATTCTGCTTGGCGGCGTGGACCCGACCCAGCCGAGTGTCGTCAACACCATGTTGCAAGCTGCTGCCGATCTCATTGGCGATGCCCCGAGCTGGCTCGCTGCACAAGGCATGCTGGTGTTCCAGTCGGTGTTCAATTTCTTTGTCACGTCCGGCTCGGCGCAAGCGGCGCTGACCATGCCGCTGATGGCGCCGCTCGCCGATCTGGTCGGTGTCAGCCGCCAGACTGCCGTGCTGGCCTTTCAACTCGGCGATGGCCTGGCCCATCTGATTTACCCAACCTCGGCCGCATTGATGGGCACGTTGGCCGTGGCAAAAGTACCGTTTGTGCAATGGCTGCGCACGATTTGGTCCTTGCAGTTGCTGATGGCTGCATTGAGCCTGATGGCGGTTGCAGTGGCCGTGCTGACTCGTTTTTAG
- a CDS encoding ion transporter, translating to MTMVDRWSQRLQTLVDSDSFHSTVLSLILLNAVVMGLEAVPALQDYGLYWFYLLWATQLAFTVELLLRIGAHGRDWRQFFADSWNRFDFLVIAIGWVPAIGGLSLIARLLRLLRVLRLVSGSASMRAVLSGRALTAGAIWSRLLLLLLLLYIQTLAGYYLFGEALPQQWGDLAAAAQSIGQLLSLYAGAPVARALYAMSPLAVLFILLPPLCLLSVCFHGYRAWAASRRGGSI from the coding sequence ATGACGATGGTTGATCGCTGGTCGCAACGCCTGCAAACGCTGGTCGACAGCGACAGTTTTCACAGCACGGTGCTGAGTCTGATCCTGCTCAATGCCGTGGTGATGGGTTTGGAAGCCGTGCCAGCGTTGCAGGACTATGGCCTGTACTGGTTCTATTTATTGTGGGCAACGCAGCTGGCGTTCACGGTCGAACTGCTTCTTCGTATCGGCGCCCACGGTCGCGATTGGCGGCAGTTTTTCGCCGACTCCTGGAATCGCTTTGATTTTTTGGTCATCGCCATCGGTTGGGTGCCGGCTATCGGCGGTTTGTCACTGATCGCACGGCTACTGCGTCTGCTGCGGGTGCTGCGTCTGGTCTCCGGTTCGGCGTCGATGCGAGCGGTGTTGTCCGGGCGCGCGCTGACCGCCGGTGCGATCTGGTCGCGACTGCTGCTGCTGTTGCTGCTGCTCTATATCCAGACACTCGCTGGCTACTATCTGTTTGGTGAGGCGCTGCCACAGCAGTGGGGCGATTTGGCAGCGGCTGCGCAGAGCATCGGCCAATTGCTATCGCTTTACGCAGGGGCGCCGGTGGCGCGAGCGCTGTACGCGATGTCGCCGCTGGCGGTGCTGTTCATCTTGTTGCCGCCGCTGTGTCTGCTGTCGGTTTGCTTTCATGGCTATCGCGCCTGGGCCGCCAGCCGGCGCGGTGGTTCAATATGA